In Melopsittacus undulatus isolate bMelUnd1 chromosome 6, bMelUnd1.mat.Z, whole genome shotgun sequence, the following proteins share a genomic window:
- the LOC101871969 gene encoding heme-binding protein 2, whose amino-acid sequence MIKSFKQTFLSLDLQSPRWSSTETMAKDYELRQYETAKWVSTVIRGETQKEAMRQGFWKLFHYIQGKNEKEMKIDMTVPVTCLIKSGCADFKVSFFVPFEHQDSPPQPTDSDVFVEERKAAAIFVRSFGGFASPEKYAEEAEVLARILKNRGQSFHEDFFYTAGYDSPFKLFNRHNEVWYFKK is encoded by the exons ATGATCAAATCCTTCAAGCAAACCTTCCTGTCCCTGGATCTGCAGTCCCCTCGGTGGAGCTCAACAGAGACAATG GCAAAGGATTATGAACTGCGTCAGTATGAGACAGCAAAGTGGGTCAGCACAGTCATTAGGGGAGAAACCCAGAAGGAGGCAATGCGTCAGGGCTTCTGGAAACTCTTCCACTACATCCAAGGGAAGAATGAGAAAG AAATGAAGATTGACATGACTGTGCCCGTGACATGCCTGATAAAATCTGGCTGTGCAGACTTCAAGGTCTCTTTCTTTGTTCCATTTGAACATCAGGACTCCCCACCACAGCCCACTGACTCTGATGTTTTTGTTGaagagaggaaagcagcagctatCTTTGTCCG GTCTTTTGGTGGATTTGCCTCCCCAGAAAAATATGCTGAGGAAGCTGAAGTCTTGGCCAGAATCTTAAAAAACAGAGGCCAATCATTCCATGAAGACTTCTTCTATACTGCGGGTTATGACAGCCCCTTCAAGCTCTTTAACAGGCACAATGAAGTgtggtattttaaaaagtaa